In Catenulispora sp. GP43, a single window of DNA contains:
- a CDS encoding MarR family transcriptional regulator, translating into MPETLDHPVLTDAQAAVLGALLSRPDSTAKELADMAGTGGSTTAKALVLLEGMGLARRTLHQPSDGKRGAATWRPTAIARQGPAIGDTALHSPAENPQAEVEKVGGGSAQTEDYRREKETELAVVPAAVLMTGRLASGGLRALVVELLASRPQVEFTPTSIGHLLGGRSSGAVANCLSTLTEQGVVERTSDKPRRYRYVANRPDPV; encoded by the coding sequence ATGCCCGAAACGCTCGATCATCCTGTCCTCACCGACGCGCAGGCCGCGGTTCTCGGTGCGCTGTTGAGTAGGCCGGACAGCACAGCCAAGGAACTCGCCGACATGGCCGGCACCGGCGGGTCGACGACTGCCAAGGCGCTCGTGTTGTTGGAAGGGATGGGCTTGGCGCGCCGTACCTTGCATCAGCCGAGCGACGGTAAGCGTGGTGCGGCGACCTGGCGGCCGACGGCCATTGCCCGTCAGGGACCTGCGATTGGGGACACCGCCTTGCACAGCCCAGCCGAGAACCCGCAGGCAGAAGTCGAAAAGGTGGGTGGTGGCTCTGCTCAGACTGAGGACTACCGGCGCGAGAAAGAGACAGAGCTCGCGGTAGTGCCGGCAGCCGTGTTGATGACCGGGCGGCTCGCATCCGGCGGTCTGAGGGCGCTGGTGGTCGAGCTGCTCGCGTCACGGCCTCAGGTTGAGTTCACCCCGACCTCGATCGGTCACTTGCTTGGGGGGCGTTCGTCGGGAGCCGTCGCCAACTGCCTGAGCACCTTGACCGAGCAGGGGGTGGTCGAGCGCACATCTGACAAGCCGCGGCGGTATCGCTACGTGGCAAATAGGCCGGACCCGGTCTGA